In Agromyces archimandritae, one genomic interval encodes:
- a CDS encoding IS110 family transposase: MFNERTAIGLDVHARSIRAAALDTVTGELVQARLPGSTDAALAWVAGIADRLGPVGVVYEAGPTGFGLARSLSTAGIPCTVAAPSKIVRPSGDRVKTDARDAILLARLLRMDELTAVRVPTIAEEAARDLVRARDDVRTDLMAARHRLSKLLLRHGFVYDGRAWTGAHDAWLRAARREGLAAAGPGTLAAFDAAYDTVTMTLARRERLDRDITAMAADSQFTAVTRRLCCLRGINTLTGFGLAVELGDWDRFTGRSIAAYLGLVPSEHSSGQSRSLGAITKTGNTHARRLLIEAAWHHKPRYTPGKTMTDRWAAAPAEAAARGGAGNRRLHHRWQVLAGHRKKHTVANTAIARELAGWCWSLAVMD, translated from the coding sequence GTGTTCAACGAGCGTACGGCGATCGGGTTGGACGTGCATGCCCGATCGATACGGGCGGCAGCCCTGGATACGGTCACGGGCGAGCTCGTCCAAGCGCGCTTGCCCGGCAGCACGGACGCGGCTTTGGCGTGGGTCGCCGGGATCGCCGACCGGCTCGGCCCGGTGGGCGTGGTCTACGAGGCCGGGCCGACGGGGTTCGGCCTGGCACGGTCGCTGAGTACCGCGGGCATCCCGTGCACGGTCGCGGCACCGTCGAAGATCGTCCGGCCGTCCGGGGACCGGGTCAAGACCGACGCCCGCGACGCGATCCTGCTGGCCCGGCTGCTGCGTATGGACGAACTGACCGCCGTGCGGGTGCCCACGATCGCCGAGGAAGCGGCCCGGGATCTCGTGCGTGCCCGTGATGATGTCCGCACGGACTTGATGGCGGCCCGGCACCGGTTGTCCAAGCTGCTGCTGCGACACGGGTTCGTGTACGACGGCCGGGCGTGGACGGGCGCCCACGACGCGTGGCTGCGTGCGGCCCGCCGGGAAGGGTTGGCCGCGGCCGGGCCCGGCACGCTGGCGGCCTTCGACGCCGCCTACGACACGGTCACGATGACGCTGGCGCGACGGGAGCGCCTGGACCGGGACATCACGGCGATGGCTGCCGATTCGCAGTTCACCGCGGTCACCAGACGGTTGTGCTGCTTGCGGGGCATCAACACCCTCACCGGGTTCGGGTTGGCCGTTGAACTCGGCGACTGGGATCGTTTCACCGGCCGCAGCATCGCCGCGTACCTCGGCCTCGTGCCATCGGAGCATTCATCCGGGCAGTCGCGCTCGCTCGGGGCGATCACCAAGACCGGCAACACCCACGCCCGGCGTCTGCTGATCGAAGCGGCCTGGCACCACAAGCCCCGCTACACGCCGGGCAAGACCATGACCGACCGGTGGGCCGCCGCACCCGCCGAGGCCGCCGCGCGCGGCGGTGCCGGCAACCGCCGCCTGCATCACCGGTGGCAGGTACTGGCCGGCCACCGAAAGAAGCACACCGTCGCCAACACTGCGATCGCCCGTGAACTGGCCGGCTGGTGCTGGTCGTTGGCCGTCATGGACTGA
- a CDS encoding VOC family protein: protein MDIRIELIFVPVSDIDRAKAFYVDRLGFNADFDHRVSDDIRFVQLTPPGSACSIAIGEGIGSDQEPGTLHVIQAVIDDADAFLAELRAKGVAAEGVDEQPWGRFVTVADPDGNRLTFQQLPPRD from the coding sequence ATGGACATCCGCATCGAACTCATCTTCGTGCCCGTCAGCGATATCGACCGGGCCAAGGCCTTCTACGTCGACCGGCTCGGCTTCAACGCCGACTTCGACCACCGCGTGAGCGACGACATCCGCTTCGTGCAGCTGACGCCGCCCGGCTCGGCGTGTTCGATCGCGATCGGCGAGGGCATCGGCAGCGATCAGGAGCCGGGCACGCTCCACGTCATCCAGGCCGTGATCGACGACGCCGACGCGTTCCTCGCCGAGCTGCGCGCGAAGGGGGTCGCGGCCGAGGGCGTCGACGAGCAGCCGTGGGGCCGCTTCGTGACGGTGGCCGACCCCGACGGCAACCGGCTCACCTTCCAGCAGCTGCCGCCGCGCGACTGA
- a CDS encoding HhH-GPD-type base excision DNA repair protein, whose amino-acid sequence MALHITGDEAADRLLGDDAFALMVGMLLDQQIAMETAFAGPEKIRERTGTIDPAEIAAYDPEAFAAVFKESPAVHRFPGSMAARVQALAAAVRDDWHDDAAAIWTDGEPSGAEVLKRLKALPGFGEQKAKIFLALLGKQCGLTAPGWREAAGAYGEEGSFRSVADIVDPGSLAKVRETKRAAKAAAKAAKG is encoded by the coding sequence ATGGCACTGCACATCACGGGGGACGAGGCCGCCGACCGGTTGCTCGGAGACGATGCGTTCGCGCTCATGGTCGGGATGCTGCTCGACCAGCAGATCGCGATGGAGACGGCCTTCGCCGGCCCCGAGAAGATCCGGGAGCGGACGGGCACCATCGACCCGGCCGAGATCGCCGCGTACGACCCCGAGGCGTTCGCCGCCGTGTTCAAGGAGTCGCCGGCCGTGCACCGCTTCCCGGGGTCGATGGCCGCGCGCGTGCAGGCACTCGCGGCCGCGGTCCGCGACGACTGGCACGACGATGCCGCCGCCATCTGGACGGACGGCGAGCCGAGCGGCGCCGAGGTGCTGAAGCGGCTGAAGGCGCTGCCCGGCTTCGGCGAGCAGAAGGCGAAGATCTTTCTCGCGCTGCTCGGCAAGCAGTGCGGGCTCACCGCGCCCGGCTGGCGCGAGGCGGCGGGCGCGTACGGCGAGGAGGGCTCGTTCCGCTCGGTCGCCGATATCGTCGACCCGGGATCGCTCGCGAAGGTGCGCGAGACGAAGCGCGCCGCGAAGGCGGCGGCCAAGGCAGCGAAGGGCTGA
- the nrdH gene encoding glutaredoxin-like protein NrdH — protein sequence MTVTVYTKPSCVQCAATYRALDSKGIEYDVLDVSADEHALEQVKELGYLQAPVVITDEGHWSGFRPDKIDELAARLA from the coding sequence ATGACGGTCACGGTCTACACGAAGCCATCCTGCGTCCAGTGCGCGGCGACGTATCGGGCGCTCGACAGCAAGGGCATCGAGTACGACGTGCTCGACGTCTCGGCCGACGAGCACGCGCTCGAACAGGTCAAGGAACTCGGCTATCTGCAGGCCCCGGTCGTCATCACGGACGAGGGCCACTGGTCCGGGTTCCGGCCCGACAAGATCGACGAGCTCGCCGCTCGCCTCGCGTAA
- the nrdI gene encoding class Ib ribonucleoside-diphosphate reductase assembly flavoprotein NrdI: protein MTDLVYFSSVSGNTDRFIRKLGRPAARIPLYPSEAPLRVDEPYVLVVPTYGGGDGKGAVPKQVIRFLNDEKNRSLIRGVISAGNTNFGTAFGLAGDIVAAKTGVPHLYRFEVFGTPDDVRAVDEGLDAFWSRQARHPQPTA, encoded by the coding sequence ATGACGGATCTGGTCTACTTCTCGAGCGTCTCAGGCAACACCGACCGCTTCATCCGGAAACTCGGCCGCCCGGCCGCGCGCATCCCGCTGTACCCGAGCGAGGCACCGCTCCGGGTCGACGAACCCTATGTGCTCGTCGTCCCCACCTACGGCGGCGGCGACGGCAAGGGCGCGGTTCCGAAGCAGGTCATCCGCTTCCTGAACGACGAGAAGAACCGCTCGCTCATCCGGGGCGTCATCAGCGCCGGGAACACCAATTTCGGGACGGCCTTCGGCCTCGCCGGCGACATCGTCGCCGCCAAGACCGGGGTGCCGCACCTCTACCGCTTCGAAGTATTCGGAACCCCCGACGACGTCCGCGCCGTCGACGAAGGATTGGACGCATTTTGGTCACGACAAGCACGGCATCCGCAGCCGACGGCGTAG